One segment of Desulfobulbaceae bacterium DNA contains the following:
- the rapZ gene encoding RNase adapter RapZ — MPDTRKIILLTGMSGAGKTTAAKALEDTGYYCIDNLPSSLLPALMADAVSNPNLARLALVMDSRDRDFATSPQQVLTQLKSAGHHLTIIFLDADDAVLLRRYSEMRRRHPFASPSVRAGIQAERVMLAKFKAQADLIIDTSRLTPHGLRSEMLRDTGATRQSLQVGLVSFGFKHGVPQEVDVLFDVRFLPNPYFVPELKSLTGIDPSVASYVLDSAQAQEFLDRLLPLLQFLIPQYLKEGKAYLTIGIGCTGGQHRSVAITEQLRVLLLDQTDTLSITHRDMP; from the coding sequence ATGCCTGACACCAGAAAAATAATCCTGCTCACCGGCATGTCCGGGGCTGGCAAGACCACCGCTGCCAAAGCGCTGGAAGATACAGGCTACTATTGCATAGACAACCTCCCCTCCTCTCTGCTACCTGCCCTTATGGCTGATGCTGTATCCAATCCGAACCTTGCCCGTCTCGCCTTGGTCATGGATTCCAGGGACCGAGATTTCGCCACATCACCCCAACAAGTCCTTACTCAACTCAAGAGCGCAGGCCATCACTTAACCATCATCTTCCTTGATGCAGATGACGCTGTCCTCCTGCGCCGCTACTCTGAAATGCGCCGCCGTCATCCCTTTGCCAGCCCATCGGTCCGGGCAGGAATCCAAGCCGAACGGGTAATGCTTGCCAAATTCAAGGCTCAAGCCGATCTAATCATCGACACCTCACGACTGACACCCCACGGGCTGCGCAGTGAAATGCTCCGCGACACCGGAGCCACCAGGCAGTCTCTACAGGTCGGGCTAGTCTCCTTCGGCTTTAAACATGGAGTGCCCCAGGAAGTTGATGTCCTTTTTGATGTCCGCTTTCTTCCCAATCCATATTTCGTTCCGGAGTTAAAATCCCTGACCGGAATTGATCCTAGCGTCGCCTCCTATGTCCTCGACAGTGCGCAAGCGCAAGAGTTTCTAGATCGACTCCTTCCTCTGCTGCAATTTTTGATTCCTCAGTACCTGAAGGAAGGAAAGGCATATCTTACCATCGGCATCGGCTGCACTGGCGGCCAACACCGTTCCGTCGCAATTACAGAACAGCTAAGAGTCCTTCTTCTTGATCAAACAGACACCCTGTCTATCACCCACCGCGATATGCCCTGA
- a CDS encoding permease has product MQFFISWLSESWDILLDSAPYVVIGLALGGLLKMFLSTDFVAHHLGRGRFSSVLKAALFGIPLPLCSCGVLPAAAALKRQGANNGAVTAFMISTPESGVDSIAISYALLDPIMTVARPVAAFVSALVAGFLENVFNPPRPQLVMFSGISCPVDECCDDLNCHPDLHRYHHGLGKKIVAGLRYAAIDIWGDLAGWFLLGVILAGLITASVPEPVMTSYLGGGLAAMLLMLLFSMPLYICASSSTPIAAALILKGVSPGVALVFLLAGPATNIASLTVLAGLLGKRAAALYLISIACVSVLCGMTVDWLYLVMGIKAQAVVGQAAEIMPEGLQWLAVIVLLCFSVRPLSRLLWRRKNKQIGHD; this is encoded by the coding sequence ATGCAATTTTTCATATCGTGGCTTTCTGAATCGTGGGACATCCTGCTTGATTCTGCGCCTTACGTCGTTATCGGACTGGCTCTTGGCGGTTTGCTCAAGATGTTTCTTTCAACGGATTTTGTGGCCCATCACTTAGGTCGGGGCAGGTTCTCCTCAGTGTTGAAGGCAGCCCTTTTCGGTATCCCATTGCCTCTCTGCTCCTGCGGGGTGTTGCCTGCTGCTGCGGCACTTAAGCGACAAGGTGCCAATAATGGGGCCGTTACTGCCTTCATGATCTCCACGCCGGAGTCCGGGGTCGACTCGATTGCCATTTCATACGCCCTGCTCGATCCCATTATGACGGTGGCTCGTCCTGTTGCCGCTTTTGTCAGCGCCTTAGTAGCCGGTTTTTTGGAGAATGTGTTTAATCCCCCCCGTCCACAGCTGGTTATGTTTTCCGGCATCTCTTGTCCTGTGGATGAGTGTTGTGATGACTTGAACTGTCACCCGGACCTTCATCGATACCATCATGGTCTGGGAAAAAAGATTGTCGCCGGCCTTCGTTATGCCGCCATCGATATCTGGGGTGATTTGGCAGGGTGGTTCCTGCTTGGGGTGATCTTGGCCGGGCTGATAACTGCGAGCGTGCCGGAGCCGGTGATGACCTCGTACTTAGGCGGCGGCTTGGCAGCTATGCTTCTTATGCTCCTCTTCTCCATGCCGCTCTATATCTGTGCCTCGTCATCAACACCGATTGCCGCTGCGCTGATCTTGAAAGGCGTCAGCCCCGGGGTGGCGCTGGTCTTTTTGCTGGCCGGTCCGGCTACCAATATCGCTTCGCTTACCGTGTTGGCGGGACTCCTCGGTAAGCGGGCAGCCGCACTGTACCTGATTTCGATTGCCTGTGTCAGTGTTCTCTGCGGCATGACGGTAGATTGGCTCTATCTGGTCATGGGTATAAAAGCCCAGGCGGTGGTCGGTCAAGCAGCTGAAATCATGCCTGAAGGGCTGCAATGGCTTGCTGTGATTGTGTTGTTGTGTTTTTCGGTCAGGCCGTTGAGCCGACTATTGTGGCGGAGGAAGAATAAGCAGATAGGACATGACTAG
- a CDS encoding DUF4080 domain-containing protein, whose amino-acid sequence MNIHLIAFNCRYSHSCLALFYVRNELERHLPETRTALHQFTINDPYFETLLSITGSQADAWFFSVYIWNASYLLRLLPDLHRVAPMVPIVLGGPQASALREKLFFLPTVVHNEIEGVDRSFYRDLEQGRLQGEYWSAPGQAFPSPYKQDDFQSQLKNRNIYYEASRGCPFFCAYCLSSLSRGVVAKDLDLVKAELLAILQHRPSMIRFVDRTFNADPIRTLTIWRFLQENAPPGCSFHFEIAPDLFSEEMFGFLAGVEEGMFQFEIGIQSTSLETLKAINRKMDVDKAMVVIRRLKTLGVIHLHADLILGLPMEDEFRFGQSVREVLAVQPHYLQMGLLKILPDTAIARQVAEYGIVACQEPPYQVMATRWLDHQALSRLYWLGECLEAFYNKRYFKTFFSYLIPTEGDIFSWFQGLSALCARKGFYSLSKTQGFMNEILFHYIQGHEQAPLLREFLIFDWLSCGHRFLPEVFDEDLAAPKEYLWLHAAEAIDGLYIAKERNYFFKRGVFYRFSKAVLTHCGFFEHESDGVLGFITEHKCPVTTVVAVPVVR is encoded by the coding sequence ACCGGCAGTCAGGCAGATGCCTGGTTTTTTTCGGTCTATATCTGGAACGCATCCTACCTCTTGCGGCTGCTGCCTGATCTTCATCGGGTAGCCCCGATGGTTCCAATCGTCTTGGGAGGGCCGCAAGCATCGGCGCTTCGCGAGAAGCTCTTTTTCCTGCCCACCGTGGTTCATAACGAGATCGAGGGGGTTGACCGCAGTTTTTACCGTGATTTGGAACAGGGGCGGTTGCAGGGTGAGTACTGGAGCGCTCCGGGGCAAGCCTTTCCCTCTCCATATAAACAAGATGATTTTCAGAGCCAACTTAAAAATAGAAATATTTACTATGAAGCCTCCAGGGGGTGTCCATTTTTCTGTGCCTATTGCCTGTCGTCATTGAGTCGGGGGGTGGTTGCCAAGGATCTTGATCTGGTAAAGGCAGAACTTCTTGCTATCCTTCAGCACCGTCCGTCGATGATCCGTTTTGTCGACCGCACCTTTAACGCCGATCCCATACGGACCTTGACCATTTGGCGGTTTCTTCAGGAAAATGCCCCACCCGGTTGTAGCTTCCATTTCGAAATTGCGCCAGATCTCTTCTCCGAGGAGATGTTCGGATTTCTGGCAGGAGTTGAGGAGGGGATGTTTCAGTTTGAGATCGGTATCCAATCAACTAGCCTTGAGACGCTTAAGGCGATCAACCGGAAGATGGATGTGGATAAGGCCATGGTGGTGATTCGTCGTCTGAAGACATTGGGGGTAATTCATCTTCATGCCGATCTTATTCTCGGTCTGCCGATGGAAGATGAATTCCGTTTTGGCCAGTCGGTGCGTGAGGTGTTGGCGGTTCAGCCTCACTACCTGCAGATGGGATTGTTAAAAATTTTGCCTGACACTGCTATTGCCCGGCAGGTGGCTGAGTATGGCATTGTTGCCTGCCAGGAACCGCCATATCAGGTGATGGCTACCCGCTGGCTGGATCACCAGGCACTCTCACGGTTGTATTGGTTGGGTGAGTGTCTGGAGGCGTTTTATAACAAGCGATATTTCAAGACCTTCTTTTCGTATCTCATCCCTACTGAAGGAGATATTTTTTCTTGGTTTCAAGGACTTTCCGCATTATGTGCCCGGAAGGGATTTTATTCGTTGTCTAAAACCCAAGGGTTCATGAACGAGATCCTGTTTCACTATATTCAGGGACATGAACAGGCCCCCCTACTCCGCGAGTTTCTGATCTTTGATTGGCTCTCGTGCGGACACCGTTTTCTCCCTGAGGTCTTTGATGAAGATCTTGCAGCCCCCAAAGAGTATCTGTGGCTGCATGCTGCCGAAGCCATAGACGGGCTTTACATTGCCAAGGAACGGAATTACTTTTTTAAACGCGGGGTGTTCTACAGATTCTCCAAAGCGGTCTTAACTCATTGTGGCTTTTTTGAACACGAGAGTGATGGAGTTCTTGGGTTCATTACGGAGCATAAATGCCCCGTGACCACAGTGGTTGCCGTCCCGGTTGTTCGATAG